In a genomic window of Halalkalicoccus sp. CG83:
- the trmY gene encoding tRNA (pseudouridine(54)-N(1))-methyltransferase TrmY — protein sequence MRQFIVSGHDVPTTPDFSLSDLAGGAGRLDVLCRCVSSAFFLSHAIREDVRTYLVLSDEFTVRFEGSELRRLNPDERSTAALIRKALEEREEAIGHMEVETSPGVHLSRRGFGPILEAASESGTVVQLHEEGEPAVEVEPPADPVFVLSDHREFADGEAALLESRADERVRVGPKRLHANHAITVAHNWLDTEGFERY from the coding sequence ATGCGCCAGTTCATCGTCTCCGGTCACGACGTCCCCACTACGCCCGACTTCTCGCTCTCGGATCTGGCGGGCGGCGCGGGCCGCCTCGACGTGCTATGTCGGTGCGTCTCGTCGGCCTTCTTCCTCTCGCATGCCATCCGCGAGGACGTCCGGACCTACCTCGTGCTCAGCGACGAGTTCACGGTCCGGTTCGAGGGCTCGGAGCTCAGGCGACTCAACCCCGACGAGCGAAGCACCGCGGCGCTGATCCGCAAGGCCCTCGAGGAGCGCGAGGAGGCGATCGGCCATATGGAGGTCGAGACCTCCCCCGGCGTCCACCTCTCGCGGCGCGGCTTCGGCCCGATCCTCGAGGCCGCGAGCGAGTCGGGAACGGTCGTTCAGCTTCACGAGGAGGGCGAGCCTGCCGTCGAGGTCGAGCCGCCAGCGGACCCCGTGTTCGTCCTCTCGGACCACCGGGAGTTCGCCGATGGCGAGGCCGCGCTGCTCGAGTCGCGGGCGGACGAACGGGTGCGAGTGGGCCCGAAACGGCTGCACGCGAACCACGCGATCACGGTCGCGCACAACTGGCTCGACACGGAGGGGTTCGAGCGATACTGA
- a CDS encoding tRNA pseudouridine(54/55) synthase Pus10, producing the protein MTGDVLEEARRIVAQDPVCNRCLGRVFAERSFGLTNDERGTALRTALALEDDEPYEAPEIEACWVCEGHSATFETLAERVVESLEGIGFSTYQVGTRVPPLLEENERLLRESAELPVDAGEAFKSECNREVGKRVGAMTGTEVDFERPDVLALCTLEGGDAGDVSTHAVDVQINPAFVYGRYRKLERHIPQTEWPCRECGATGKQLSADGGEEPCEGCDGTGYRYDRSVEGLTTPAVVEAMNGAEGVFHGAGREDVDARMLGSGRPFVIEVKRPREREPNVASLEAEINERAGGAVEVEGLRLATHEMVERVKGLDASKTYRMDVEFVEPVDAEGLEAALSELSGATVEQDTPQRVDHRRADLTRVREVYDADGELIEPRRAELTVHGEGGLYVKELVSGDDGRTRPSLAGLLGTESVVTALDVIDVEGEAEPFDDPAYLAVDGS; encoded by the coding sequence ATGACCGGCGACGTCCTCGAGGAGGCCCGCCGGATCGTCGCACAGGACCCCGTCTGCAACCGTTGTCTGGGACGCGTCTTCGCCGAGCGAAGCTTCGGGCTGACCAACGACGAGCGCGGAACCGCGCTTCGGACCGCGCTCGCGCTGGAGGACGACGAGCCGTACGAGGCGCCCGAGATCGAAGCGTGCTGGGTCTGTGAGGGCCACAGCGCGACGTTCGAGACGCTCGCCGAACGCGTCGTCGAGTCGCTCGAGGGGATCGGGTTCTCGACCTACCAGGTCGGCACCCGGGTGCCGCCGCTGCTCGAGGAGAACGAGCGCCTCCTCCGGGAGTCCGCGGAGCTCCCGGTCGACGCGGGCGAGGCGTTCAAGTCCGAGTGCAACCGCGAGGTCGGAAAACGCGTCGGCGCGATGACCGGAACGGAGGTGGACTTCGAGCGCCCCGACGTGCTCGCGCTCTGTACCCTCGAAGGCGGGGACGCGGGCGACGTCTCGACCCACGCGGTGGACGTCCAGATCAACCCCGCGTTCGTCTACGGCCGCTACCGGAAGCTCGAACGCCACATCCCCCAGACCGAGTGGCCTTGCCGGGAGTGTGGCGCCACCGGCAAGCAGCTCTCGGCGGACGGCGGCGAGGAGCCCTGCGAGGGCTGTGACGGCACCGGCTATCGCTACGACCGCAGCGTCGAGGGGCTCACGACTCCTGCGGTCGTCGAGGCGATGAACGGCGCGGAGGGCGTCTTCCACGGCGCCGGCAGGGAGGACGTCGACGCGCGGATGCTCGGTTCGGGCCGGCCGTTCGTCATCGAGGTCAAACGCCCCCGCGAGCGCGAACCCAATGTCGCATCGCTCGAAGCCGAGATCAACGAGCGCGCCGGGGGCGCCGTGGAGGTCGAGGGGCTGCGGCTCGCGACCCACGAGATGGTCGAGCGCGTGAAGGGGCTCGACGCGAGCAAGACGTATAGAATGGACGTCGAGTTCGTCGAACCGGTCGACGCCGAGGGGCTCGAGGCGGCCCTCTCGGAGCTCTCCGGCGCGACCGTCGAGCAGGACACCCCCCAGCGCGTCGATCACCGCCGCGCGGACCTCACCCGCGTGCGCGAGGTCTACGACGCCGACGGCGAGCTGATCGAGCCGCGTCGCGCCGAGCTCACCGTCCACGGCGAGGGCGGCCTCTACGTGAAGGAGCTGGTGAGCGGCGACGACGGACGTACCCGCCCGAGCCTCGCCGGGCTCCTGGGTACCGAGAGCGTCGTCACCGCCCTCGACGTGATCGACGTCGAGGGCGAGGCGGAGCCGTTCGACGACCCCGCCTATCTCGCCGTCGACGGAAGCTGA
- the rnhB gene encoding ribonuclease HII: MAVFGIDEAGKGPVLGPMVAASVVGDESVLPEGIDDSKRLTPGRREELARAIRGDERIAVGVSAIEPPRIDDPETDMNTLTVAAHAEAAAGVVREGMAGICDAGDVDADRFARRVAERLPDVDLVAEHRADENRSIVSAASVIAKVERDARIDALSTEYGDVGSGYPSDPTTRAFLADYVADHGELPACARTSWQTCEDVLAAADQRTLAEF, from the coding sequence ATGGCCGTCTTCGGGATCGACGAGGCAGGCAAGGGACCGGTGCTGGGGCCGATGGTCGCCGCGAGCGTGGTCGGCGACGAGTCGGTCCTCCCCGAGGGGATCGACGACTCGAAGCGGCTCACGCCGGGCCGTCGCGAGGAACTGGCGCGGGCGATCCGCGGGGACGAACGGATCGCCGTCGGCGTGAGCGCGATCGAGCCCCCGCGGATCGACGATCCCGAGACCGACATGAACACGCTGACCGTCGCGGCCCACGCCGAGGCGGCCGCCGGCGTCGTCCGGGAGGGGATGGCGGGGATCTGCGACGCCGGCGACGTCGACGCCGATCGGTTCGCCCGCCGAGTCGCCGAACGGCTCCCCGACGTCGACCTCGTCGCCGAGCACCGCGCCGACGAGAACCGCTCGATCGTGAGCGCGGCGAGCGTGATCGCGAAGGTCGAACGCGACGCCCGCATCGACGCGCTCTCGACGGAGTACGGCGACGTCGGTAGCGGCTACCCGAGCGATCCGACGACGCGGGCGTTCCTGGCTGACTACGTCGCCGACCACGGCGAGCTTCCGGCGTGCGCGCGGACCTCCTGGCAGACCTGCGAGGACGTGCTCGCGGCCGCGGATCAGCGAACGCTCGCGGAGTTCTGA
- a CDS encoding helix-turn-helix domain-containing protein: MPIVADVTVPSSTIPPGDALERTDTHVEFTRHVPVDGDANQYLRVTDTDDLDAFEAAVADDERVEAFMPIDREANQPLYRIEWTRPPPCPSLLRSDLLIERASGTPEEWIFRIRASDGDALRAVQHDCHELGVHFDVRRLDRSSPMTASDRYGLTDGQHEALVTAFEGGFFEVPRRTNLVEIGERLGISGQAASERLRRAERKIVRTTVFAGADPLQN; this comes from the coding sequence ATGCCAATCGTTGCTGACGTCACCGTTCCATCGTCGACGATCCCGCCCGGCGACGCGCTCGAACGGACGGACACACACGTCGAGTTCACGAGACACGTCCCCGTCGACGGCGACGCCAATCAGTACCTCAGGGTGACGGACACCGACGACCTTGACGCGTTCGAGGCTGCAGTGGCGGACGACGAGCGCGTCGAGGCGTTCATGCCGATCGACCGGGAAGCGAACCAGCCGCTGTACCGCATCGAGTGGACGAGGCCGCCGCCCTGTCCCTCCCTCCTCCGGTCCGACCTCCTGATCGAACGGGCCAGCGGCACGCCCGAGGAGTGGATCTTTCGCATCCGTGCGAGCGACGGCGACGCCCTCCGGGCCGTCCAGCACGACTGCCACGAACTGGGGGTGCACTTCGACGTGCGCCGGCTCGATCGGTCCTCGCCGATGACGGCCTCGGACCGATACGGACTGACCGACGGCCAGCACGAGGCGCTGGTCACCGCCTTCGAGGGAGGGTTCTTCGAGGTGCCCCGGAGGACGAACCTCGTCGAGATCGGCGAGAGGCTCGGCATCTCCGGACAGGCCGCCTCCGAGCGACTGCGTCGTGCCGAACGCAAGATCGTTCGGACGACCGTCTTCGCCGGGGCGGATCCGCTCCAGAACTGA
- a CDS encoding preprotein translocase subunit SecD → MNAVGLAKKHWRIGLLVVLVLVSVAVLFLPTFAPGDAATGEPAARTGPTNLQFGLELSGGTRVRAPLAGLTAEGLDVRPGQQAEIESTVASELGIDGRDVNAYPGEREGEGTIEVTTDGVTEEEFRAALEAAGYDVGEDTIRQGVTEETVDDAVEVLEEKLRESPFAAGNVQKSTSSTGEQFVVVEVPGQDRESVIDLIEDRGVVEVYATYPEDDGYGRTTVIEQEDIQSVGQPEDEPPYGPHVSITLTEEGAEEFSATMRERGFTTQEGIYACNWEQNPDEPGYCLLTAVDGEVVYAANMGEDLAGSIESGEYENSRNFVMTGESIDDVRTLRVNLLAGATPAPLDIEAGTQYYLEPSLAEDFKLYSLVTGLISMIAVAGVVAGRYGRPRIAGPMILTAGAEVFLLLGFAAAVGYPLDLAAIAGFIAVVGTGVDDLIIIADEILQEGDVSTGRVFESRFRKAFWVIGAAAATTIVAMSPLAFMSLGDLTGFALFTIVGVLIGVLVTRPAYGDVLRVLLTRS, encoded by the coding sequence ATGAACGCGGTCGGCCTCGCGAAGAAACACTGGCGCATCGGTCTGCTGGTCGTGCTGGTTCTCGTCAGCGTTGCGGTGCTGTTCCTTCCGACGTTCGCGCCGGGCGACGCGGCGACCGGCGAGCCGGCCGCCCGGACCGGGCCCACCAACCTCCAGTTCGGCCTCGAGCTCTCGGGCGGGACGCGGGTGCGCGCCCCGCTCGCGGGCCTGACCGCCGAGGGGCTCGACGTCCGGCCCGGCCAGCAGGCCGAGATCGAGTCGACGGTCGCGTCGGAGCTCGGGATCGACGGTCGCGACGTCAACGCCTACCCCGGCGAGCGCGAGGGCGAGGGAACGATCGAGGTCACGACCGACGGGGTGACCGAGGAGGAGTTCCGCGCGGCGCTCGAGGCGGCCGGGTACGACGTCGGCGAGGACACGATCCGCCAGGGGGTGACCGAGGAGACCGTCGACGACGCGGTGGAGGTGCTGGAGGAGAAGCTCCGCGAGTCGCCGTTCGCCGCCGGCAACGTCCAGAAGTCGACGTCGTCGACCGGCGAGCAGTTCGTCGTCGTGGAGGTGCCCGGCCAAGACAGAGAGAGCGTGATCGACCTGATCGAGGACCGCGGCGTCGTCGAGGTGTACGCCACCTACCCCGAGGACGACGGCTACGGACGGACGACGGTGATCGAACAGGAGGACATCCAGTCGGTGGGCCAGCCCGAGGACGAGCCGCCCTACGGCCCGCACGTGAGCATCACGCTCACCGAGGAGGGTGCCGAGGAGTTCTCGGCGACGATGCGCGAGCGAGGATTCACCACCCAGGAGGGGATCTACGCCTGCAACTGGGAGCAGAACCCGGACGAGCCGGGCTACTGTCTGCTCACCGCCGTCGACGGCGAGGTGGTCTACGCGGCGAACATGGGCGAGGACCTCGCGGGCAGCATCGAGTCGGGCGAGTACGAGAACTCCCGGAACTTCGTGATGACGGGCGAGTCGATCGACGACGTCCGCACGCTCCGGGTGAACCTGCTCGCCGGCGCCACGCCCGCACCGCTCGACATCGAGGCCGGCACCCAGTACTACCTCGAGCCCAGCCTCGCGGAGGACTTCAAGCTCTACTCGCTGGTGACGGGACTGATCTCGATGATCGCCGTCGCGGGCGTCGTCGCCGGCCGCTACGGTCGCCCGCGGATCGCCGGCCCGATGATCCTCACGGCCGGCGCCGAGGTCTTCTTGCTCCTGGGATTCGCCGCAGCCGTCGGCTATCCGCTGGATCTGGCGGCGATCGCCGGCTTCATCGCCGTCGTCGGCACCGGCGTCGACGACCTGATCATCATCGCCGACGAGATCCTCCAGGAGGGCGACGTCTCGACGGGACGCGTGTTCGAATCGCGCTTTCGCAAGGCGTTCTGGGTGATCGGTGCGGCCGCGGCGACGACGATCGTCGCCATGTCGCCGCTCGCGTTCATGAGCCTCGGCGATCTCACAGGGTTCGCGCTCTTCACCATCGTCGGCGTGCTGATCGGCGTGCTCGTCACCCGGCCGGCCTACGGCGACGTCCTCCGGGTGCTGTTGACCCGTTCGTGA
- the secF gene encoding protein translocase subunit SecF has product MFDSVVPEVDYPRYSNRQLAAVPLAVLAVSVLIIAGTWAVTGMPANPGIDFTGGTELQIRSDAPESEIEAAFDPGPESVQPIAAQGDEYILTFQSTDTAALESQATEAGYEVISISSTSATFGAQTQFQAVIGVAVAFVGMSLLVALLFRTFVPSIAIVLSAFSDIVIPIALMNLFDIQLSLGTVAALLMLIGYSVDSDLLLNNHVLRRHGDFYESTYRATRTGVTMTLTSIVAMVVMTAVATLLAIPLLPAIGVVLVFGLLADLMNTYMLNVSLLRWYKYEGIAR; this is encoded by the coding sequence ATGTTCGATTCCGTAGTACCGGAGGTCGACTATCCCCGGTACTCGAACCGCCAGCTCGCGGCGGTTCCTCTCGCCGTTCTCGCGGTCTCGGTTCTGATCATCGCGGGGACCTGGGCGGTCACCGGCATGCCGGCCAACCCCGGCATCGACTTCACCGGCGGGACGGAGCTCCAGATCCGAAGCGACGCCCCCGAGTCGGAGATCGAGGCGGCCTTCGACCCCGGCCCCGAGTCGGTCCAGCCGATCGCCGCCCAGGGTGACGAGTACATCCTCACCTTCCAGTCGACCGACACGGCCGCCCTCGAGTCCCAGGCCACCGAGGCCGGTTACGAGGTGATCTCGATCTCGAGCACGTCGGCGACGTTCGGCGCCCAGACCCAGTTCCAGGCCGTCATCGGGGTCGCCGTCGCGTTCGTCGGCATGAGCCTGCTCGTCGCGCTGCTGTTTCGCACGTTCGTCCCCTCGATCGCGATCGTGCTCTCGGCGTTCAGCGACATCGTGATCCCGATCGCGCTGATGAACCTCTTCGACATCCAGCTCTCGCTTGGCACGGTCGCCGCCCTGCTGATGCTGATCGGCTACAGCGTCGACTCCGACCTGCTGTTGAACAACCACGTCCTTCGCCGCCACGGCGACTTCTACGAGAGCACCTACCGCGCGACGCGGACGGGGGTGACGATGACGCTGACCTCGATCGTCGCGATGGTGGTCATGACGGCGGTGGCGACGCTCCTCGCGATCCCGCTTCTGCCCGCGATCGGGGTCGTCCTCGTCTTCGGGCTGCTCGCCGACCTGATGAACACCTACATGTTGAACGTGAGCCTGCTGCGCTGGTACAAGTACGAGGGAATCGCCCGATGA
- a CDS encoding DUF5812 family protein, whose translation MEETTGTFLVTHAGAEDAVLRDVETGQIHTLAANPDLEAGDVIEGTVAPEPPIEAAWELREIEERRQLSVERSDEPPTNQEREIAADQPVGEVTRTDRAGIGELHVLTVPPERTEAAATEVLEDEETLARAARYGVDRVEIRADEGIVSVRYLP comes from the coding sequence ATGGAGGAGACGACGGGGACGTTCCTCGTGACGCACGCCGGAGCCGAGGACGCCGTCCTCCGAGACGTCGAGACGGGCCAGATCCACACCCTCGCCGCGAACCCCGACCTGGAGGCGGGCGACGTGATCGAGGGGACGGTGGCCCCCGAGCCACCCATCGAGGCGGCCTGGGAACTCCGGGAGATCGAGGAGCGACGCCAGCTCTCGGTCGAACGGAGCGACGAACCGCCCACGAACCAGGAGCGCGAGATCGCCGCGGACCAGCCCGTCGGCGAGGTGACGCGGACCGACCGCGCGGGGATCGGCGAACTCCACGTCCTCACGGTGCCGCCCGAACGCACGGAGGCGGCGGCCACGGAGGTCCTCGAGGACGAGGAGACGCTCGCGCGGGCGGCCCGCTACGGCGTCGACAGGGTAGAGATCCGCGCCGACGAGGGGATCGTCAGCGTCCGGTATCTCCCGTGA
- a CDS encoding glucose-6-phosphate isomerase: MEIDIGNALESTATPGVSRDALERLDERVAHAHERVERGRANGEHGYAALSLPDVVDLDAIRTAVEPFSDVETVLTVGIGGSSLGAATLSAALESAVDAYALDNVDPAHVTRLFDSIDLSRTVVHVVSRSGTTVETLANFLVVREAMEREGVDWSERTLVTTGPEGNLRGLAERHDLPVLDAPDGVPGRFSVLSSIALPVAALQGHDLEALCEGAARGAEALSGSLFESPAYAYGATSYALAERGWRVNAMMPYAESLETFAEWFAQLWAESLGKEGLGQLPARALGATDQHSQLQLYRAGPRDAMVSLVRPRERTELPIPGTDLEGLSYLSEHDLGTVLDAEFEATEASLAAAGRPSVRIEIDRVDERSLGRLLYGMEAATVLAGELYGIETFTQPAVEWGKNAARGLLGADESEEARAVQEKDRLVID; the protein is encoded by the coding sequence ATGGAGATCGACATCGGCAACGCGCTCGAGTCGACGGCGACCCCCGGCGTCTCGCGCGACGCCCTCGAGCGCCTCGACGAGCGCGTCGCCCACGCTCACGAACGGGTCGAACGCGGACGGGCGAACGGGGAACACGGCTACGCAGCGCTTTCCCTCCCCGACGTCGTCGACCTCGACGCGATCCGGACGGCGGTCGAGCCGTTCTCGGACGTCGAAACGGTGCTGACGGTCGGCATCGGCGGCAGTTCGCTCGGCGCGGCGACGCTCTCGGCGGCGCTCGAGAGTGCAGTCGACGCCTACGCGCTCGACAACGTCGACCCCGCACACGTGACGAGGCTGTTCGACTCGATCGACCTCTCGCGGACGGTCGTCCACGTCGTCTCCCGCTCGGGGACGACCGTCGAGACGCTCGCGAACTTCCTTGTCGTCCGCGAGGCGATGGAACGCGAGGGGGTCGACTGGAGCGAACGGACGCTCGTGACCACCGGCCCGGAGGGCAACCTGCGGGGGCTCGCCGAACGCCACGACCTGCCGGTGCTCGACGCGCCCGACGGGGTGCCGGGGCGTTTCTCGGTGCTCTCGTCGATCGCGCTGCCGGTCGCCGCCCTGCAGGGCCACGACCTCGAGGCGCTGTGTGAGGGCGCCGCACGCGGGGCCGAGGCGCTGTCGGGGTCGTTGTTCGAGTCGCCCGCCTACGCCTATGGCGCGACCAGCTACGCGCTCGCCGAGCGGGGCTGGAGGGTCAACGCGATGATGCCGTACGCCGAGTCGCTCGAGACGTTCGCGGAGTGGTTCGCCCAGCTGTGGGCCGAGAGCCTCGGCAAGGAGGGACTCGGCCAGCTACCCGCGCGAGCGCTCGGCGCGACCGACCAGCACTCCCAGCTCCAGCTCTACCGGGCGGGCCCGCGCGACGCGATGGTATCGCTGGTCCGCCCGCGCGAGCGCACCGAACTGCCGATACCCGGGACCGACCTCGAGGGGCTCTCGTACCTCTCGGAACACGATCTGGGTACCGTTCTCGACGCCGAGTTCGAGGCGACGGAGGCGAGCCTCGCCGCCGCGGGTCGCCCCTCCGTTCGGATCGAGATCGATCGCGTCGACGAACGCTCGCTCGGCCGACTGCTGTACGGGATGGAAGCCGCCACCGTGCTGGCCGGCGAGCTCTACGGAATCGAGACGTTCACCCAGCCCGCCGTCGAGTGGGGCAAGAACGCGGCCCGCGGCCTGCTCGGCGCCGACGAGTCCGAGGAGGCGAGGGCGGTCCAGGAGAAGGACCGGCTGGTGATCGACTGA
- a CDS encoding CPBP family intramembrane glutamic endopeptidase yields the protein MTTETTRVRRLAVGSALGVGGLFVGTVLPLVAILLVGAFVPLAFGELFAVGTLFFGVGLVLVSVWFVTSTGRGLGYFDLRLPGLRDLLYVVGGLVALVGVAIAVGLVFSALNVPTAQNSIENTAREGGAEVLLWAIPLAWLAIGLGEELVFRGVVQNYLEEEFSTAGAILASSVIFALVHIPAYYSPNPAATGSVLVVVFCLSVILGVTYVRTRNLLVPILIHGTYNAIVFLSLYVALTGDVPGV from the coding sequence ATGACGACGGAGACGACACGCGTGCGACGGCTCGCCGTCGGGAGCGCCCTCGGGGTCGGGGGACTGTTCGTCGGGACGGTGCTGCCGCTGGTCGCGATCCTGCTCGTCGGCGCGTTCGTCCCGCTGGCGTTCGGCGAGCTGTTCGCGGTCGGCACGCTCTTCTTCGGCGTGGGTCTCGTGCTCGTCTCGGTCTGGTTCGTCACGTCCACCGGCCGGGGGCTGGGCTACTTCGACCTCCGGCTCCCCGGCCTCCGCGATCTCCTCTACGTCGTCGGCGGGCTCGTCGCCCTGGTCGGCGTCGCGATCGCCGTCGGACTCGTCTTCTCGGCGCTGAACGTCCCCACGGCCCAGAACAGCATCGAGAACACCGCACGCGAGGGCGGCGCGGAGGTGTTGCTGTGGGCGATCCCGCTCGCGTGGCTCGCGATCGGGCTCGGCGAGGAGCTGGTCTTTCGCGGCGTGGTCCAGAACTACCTCGAGGAGGAGTTCTCCACGGCGGGTGCGATCCTCGCGAGCAGCGTGATCTTCGCGTTGGTGCATATCCCCGCCTACTACAGCCCGAACCCGGCGGCGACGGGGAGCGTTCTCGTGGTGGTGTTCTGCCTCTCGGTGATCCTCGGGGTCACCTACGTCCGGACGCGAAACCTCCTCGTGCCGATCCTGATCCACGGGACGTACAACGCGATCGTCTTCCTCTCGCTCTACGTTGCACTAACTGGGGACGTCCCTGGCGTCTGA
- a CDS encoding CopG family transcriptional regulator, protein MPRRYSLVCEDRTAAQITALTREYGLTESEVLKQLIEIGLEQRERRPGSRLQA, encoded by the coding sequence ATGCCCCGCCGGTACAGCCTCGTCTGTGAGGACCGCACCGCTGCCCAGATCACCGCCCTCACGAGGGAGTACGGTCTCACCGAGAGCGAGGTTCTGAAGCAGCTCATCGAAATCGGTCTCGAACAGCGCGAGAGACGGCCCGGATCCCGGCTGCAGGCGTAG
- a CDS encoding NOB1 family endonuclease, translating to MYVLDSSAFINEYHTTERTATIPLVREELTDESAYRYDAMEGSGMHVHIPTDETIDTVKRAARELGDLEELSRTDVRLIAAAFELDGTLVTDDYAMQNVSEKLNVAVEVIAREGISEQRRWTFQCQGCGREFDERLDRCEICGSELARKNPS from the coding sequence ATGTACGTTCTCGACTCGTCGGCGTTCATCAACGAGTACCACACCACCGAACGGACCGCGACGATCCCGCTCGTCCGCGAGGAGCTCACCGACGAGAGCGCCTACCGGTACGACGCGATGGAGGGATCGGGGATGCACGTCCACATTCCGACCGACGAGACCATCGACACCGTCAAACGCGCCGCGCGCGAGCTCGGCGACCTCGAGGAGCTCTCGCGGACGGACGTCCGGTTGATCGCCGCCGCGTTCGAGCTCGACGGAACGCTCGTCACCGACGACTACGCGATGCAGAACGTCTCGGAGAAGCTCAACGTCGCCGTCGAGGTGATCGCCAGGGAGGGGATCAGCGAGCAGCGCCGATGGACCTTCCAGTGTCAGGGCTGTGGTCGCGAGTTCGACGAGCGCCTCGATCGTTGTGAGATCTGTGGCAGCGAGCTCGCCCGGAAGAACCCGAGCTAA
- a CDS encoding PRC-barrel domain-containing protein: MSEILAENLSGKAVMGADGTELGMLYNITMDIKTGELYDLVVTPNDDLTSDQLGFDADEEGRLRMPVERVQAVKDYIVVKR; the protein is encoded by the coding sequence ATGTCTGAGATACTCGCGGAGAACCTCTCGGGGAAGGCAGTGATGGGTGCCGACGGCACCGAACTCGGGATGCTCTACAACATCACCATGGACATCAAGACGGGCGAGCTCTACGACCTCGTCGTCACCCCGAACGACGATCTCACGTCCGATCAGCTCGGCTTCGACGCCGACGAGGAGGGCCGGCTCCGCATGCCGGTCGAGCGCGTGCAGGCGGTCAAGGACTACATCGTCGTGAAGCGGTAG